A window of the Myripristis murdjan chromosome 15, fMyrMur1.1, whole genome shotgun sequence genome harbors these coding sequences:
- the nvl gene encoding nuclear valosin-containing protein-like isoform X3, with protein sequence MRNRVDQRLRLRVEQYLKSSSSAYVDIAAMAGELQRVYRMEYGRRNKTAFRIQVEKAYGAIANESELNDLESKHLAKRSKHSHDDMGDGSSTSDECSDSDEAVVENQPTNHMNSSLMSLYRQGNPDTTTSSPRRVQSAASAPSPSPITSTETVVSTGGWFIDRGKGPEQSSILIDLCEDEAAKPATNQTDTSLLEPEKNRKKSKRRKESKRSIEDTDSGTLNKKAKTKSPELQYSTVKFEDFGGNEETLTEVCKLLIHMRHPEVYQQLGLVPPRGFLLHGPPGCGKTLLAQAVAGELELPMLKISAPELVSGVSGESEQKLRELFSQAVTSAPCILFIDEIDAITPKREVASKDMERRIVAQLLTCMDDMNSLALTAQVVVIGATNRPDSLDPALRRAGRFDREICLGIPDEAARLRILKTLCRNLKLPEDFDFLQLARLTPGYVGADLMALCREAAMVAVNRVLLKMQSQSRSPTVDISEGGPQEKAPLPQEPLREESCAVGSIDGHPSAMSESQDMRELSTLPQADPRQQNSEGELWHVLWLLKNTESLSEEELAGLSIHMSDFQASLANVQPSAKREGFATVPDVTWDDVGALQDIREELTMAIMAPVHFPDQFKTLGLSAPSGVLLAGPPGCGKTLLAKAVANESGLNFISVKGPELLNMYVGESERAVRQVFQRARNSAPCVIFFDEIDALCPRRSGSESGASVRVVNQLLTEMDGLETRRQVFIMAATNRPDIIDPAILRPGRLDKTLYVGLPPAADRHAILLTITKGGTKPHLEPDVSLEGIAHDSRCDCFTGADLSALVREASVNALRAYLSQHSPSYSGHTFSSCPVTDIRVSRQNFEDAFKKVRPSVSKKDQMMYEKLKESLMT encoded by the exons cttATGGAGCGATCGCAAATGAGTCCGAGCTGAATGACCTGGAGAGCAAGCATCTGGCTAAGAGGAGCAAGCACAGCCACGATGACATGGG TGATGGCAGCAGTACCTCAGATGAATGCTCTGACAGTGATGAAGCCGTTGTGGAGAATCAG CCCACCAACCACATGAACAGCTCCTTGATGTCTCTGTACCGGCAGGGTAACCCTGATACTACCACCTCCTCACCCAGAAGGGTGCAGTCCGCCGCCAGTGcacccagccccagccccatcACCAGCACAGAGACAGTGGTGTCCACGGGGGGCTGGTTCATTGATAGAGGCAAAGGCCCCGAGCAGAGCAGCATCCTCATTGACCTCTGTGAGGACGAGGCAGCCAAACCAGCAACAAAT CAGACAGACACCTCACTGCTTGAGCCTGAGAAAAATCGGAAAAAGTCCAAGAGGCGGAAGGAGAGTAAGAGGAGCATCGAAGACACTGATTCGGGCACCCTGAACAAGAAAG CGAAAACAAAGTCACCTGAACTGCAGTATTCCACAGTGAAGTTTGAAGACTTTGGAGGCAATGAGGAGACTCTGACG GAGGTTTGTAAGCTGCTGATCCATATGCGCCACCCCGAGGTTTACCAGCAGCTTGGACTGGTTCCTCCCAGAGGCTTCCTCCTCCATGGACCACCTGGCTGTGGCAAGACCCTGCTGGCCCAGGCTGTGGCTGGA GAGCTGGAGCTGCCCATGTTGAAGATCTCTGCTCCGGAGCTGGTGTCTGGTGTCTCTGGGGAGTCTGAGCAGAAGCTCAGAGAGCTGTTCAGCCAGGCTGTG ACCAGTGCCCCATGCATCCTCTTTATAGATGAGATAGATGCCATCACCCCTAAGAGAGAGGTTGCCTCTAAAGACATGGAGCGGAGAATTGTTGCTCAGCTTCTCACCTGCATGGATG ACATGAACAGCCTGGCACTAACCGCCCAGGTTGTGGTCATTggtgccaccaacaggccagaTTCCCTGGACCCTGCGCTCCGCCGAGCTGGACGGTTTGACCGGGAGATCTGCCTCGGCATTCCTGATGAAGCAGCTCGTCTCAG aATCTTGAAGACCCTGTGTCGAAATCTGAAGCTGCCCGAGGACTTTGACTTCCTGCAGTTGGCCCGACTCACCCCAGGCTATGTGGGCGCAGACCTCATGGCGCTGTGCCGTGAAGCTGCCATGGTTGCTGTAAACCGGGTTCTCCTGAAAATGCAGAGTCAAAGCCGGAGCCCCACAGTGGACATTTCAGAAGGTGGGCCCCAGGAAAAAGCTCCTCTGCCACAGGAGCCACTCAGGGAAGAGAGCTGCGCTGTAGGATCCATCGATGGCCACCCCTCTGCCATGTCAGAAAGCCAAGATATGAGAGAGCTCAGCACGTTGCCTCAAGCAGATCCAAGGCAGCAGAACTCGGAG ggggagctgtgGCACGTGTTGTGGCTGCTGAAGAACACAGAGTCTCtgtcagaggaggagctggccGGCCTGTCCATTCACATGTCTGACTTTCAGGCTTCCCTGGCCAACGTCCAGCCCTCAGCCAAGCGGGAGGGCTTTGCCACCGTGCCCGACGTCACCTGGGACGACGTAGGGGCCCTTCAGGACATCCGGGAGGAGCTGACCATGGCCATAATG GCCCCAGTGCATTTTCCAGACCAGTTCAAAACACTGGGGCTCAGTGCTCCATCAGGAGTGCTGCTGGCGGGACCTCCAGGCTGTGGAAAAACGCTGCTGGCTAAG GCAGTGGCCAATGAGTCAGGCCTCAACTTCATCTCTGTCAAGGGCCCTGAGCTGCTCAACATG TATGTGGGAGAGAGTGAGCGGGCCGTGAGGCAGGTCTTCCAGAGAGCACGAAACTCTGCTCCCTGTGTCATTTTCTTCGATGAGATTGACGCCCTGTGCCCACGCAGGTCAGGCAGTGAG TCAGGTGCCAGTGTGAGGGTGGTGAACCAGCTGCTGACAGAGATGGATGGCCTGGAGACTCGGCGCCAAGTCTTCATCATGGCGGCCACCAACAGACCAG ACATCATTGACCCTGCAATTCTGAGGCCTGGCCGTCTGGACAAAACTCTGTATGTGGGACTGCCGCCTGCGGCAGACCGCCATGCCATCTTGCTCACCATCACCAAG GGGGGAACCAAACCTCATCTGGAGCCGGACGTCAGCCTCGAAGGAATCGCCCACGACAGCCGCTGTGACTGCTTCAC TGGAGCTGACCTGTCTGCATTAGTGCGGGAAGCATCTGTCAACGCCCTGAGGGCCTACCTGTCACAACATTCCCCATCGTACTCTG GTCACACATTCTCCAGCTGTCCAGTCACTGACATCAGGGTGAGCCGGCAAAACTTTGAAGATGCCTTCAAGAAAGTACGGCCATCTGTGTCCAAAAAG GACCAGATGATGTACGAAAAGCTGAAAGAGTCTCTGATGACGTAA
- the degs1 gene encoding sphingolipid delta(4)-desaturase DES1 yields the protein MGNRVGRDDYEWVYTDQPHADRRKEILAKYPEIKSLMGPDPRLKWIVCMMVAIQFLAFFLVKDLDWKWVLFWTYAFGSCINHSMTLAIHEISHNTAFGNNKAMWNRYFAMFANLPIGLPYSASFKRYHLDHHRYLGGDGVDVDIPTEFEGWFFCTRFRKFIWIILQPLFYAIRPLCINPKPITQLEMANVAIQFSFNIFLYWLWGAKPVVYMLAGSMLGMGLHPISGHFIAEHYMFLKGHETYSYYGSLNLLTFNVGYHNEHHDFPSIPGRRLPMVKKIAAEYYDDLPHYTSWVKVLYDFIMDDTISPYSRVKRKLKGDVKQE from the exons CCAAATACCCGGAGATCAAGTCTTTGATGGGTCCTGACCCGAGGCTGAAATGGATTGTGTGTATGATGGTGGCTATCCAGTTTCTAGCATTCTTCCTGGTCAAAGACTTGGACTGGAAATGGGTTTTGTTCTGGACTTACGCCTTTGGAAGCTGTATCAACCACTCAATGACCCTTGCCATTCATGAGATCTCCCACAACACAGCCTTTGGCAACAACAAGGCCATGTGGAACCGCTATTTTGCCATGTTTGCCAACCTGCCCATTGGTCTGCCCTACTCGGCCTCCTTCAAGCGCTACCACCTGGACCACCACCGTTACCTGGGTGGAGACGGTGTGGATGTAGACATCCCCACTGAGTTTGAAGGGTGGTTCTTCTGCACACGCTTTCGCAAATTCATCTGGATCATTCTACAGCCGCTGTTTTATGCCATTCGGCCACTCTGCATCAACCCCAAGCCAATCACTCAGCTGGAGATGGCTAATGTTGCCATCCAGTTCTCCTTCAACATTTTCCTGTACTGGCTGTGGGGTGCCAAGCCTGTGGTCTACATGCTGGCTGGCTCCATGCTAGGAATGGGCCTGCACCCCATTTCCGGCCACTTCATTGCTGAGCACTATATGTTCCTCAAGGGCCACGAGACCTACTCCTACTATGGTTCCCTCAACCTTCTTACCTTCAATGTTGGCTATCACAACGAACACCATGACTTCCCTAGCATCCCAGGACGCAGGCTACCCATG GTGAAGAAGATTGCAGCAGAGTACTATGATGATCTGCCACATTACACTTCATGGGTGAAGGTCCTCTATGACTTCATCATGGATGACACAATCAGCCCGTACTCCCGTGTCAAGAGGAAGTTAAAGGGAGACGTCAAGCAGGAATAA
- the nvl gene encoding nuclear valosin-containing protein-like isoform X1, which produces MRNRVDQRLRLRVEQYLKSSSSAYVDIAAMAGELQRVYRMEYGRRNKTAFRIQVEKAYGAIANESELNDLESKHLAKRSKHSHDDMGDGSSTSDECSDSDEAVVENQPTNHMNSSLMSLYRQGNPDTTTSSPRRVQSAASAPSPSPITSTETVVSTGGWFIDRGKGPEQSSILIDLCEDEAAKPATNQTDTSLLEPEKNRKKSKRRKESKRSIEDTDSGTLNKKAKTKSPELQYSTVKFEDFGGNEETLTEVCKLLIHMRHPEVYQQLGLVPPRGFLLHGPPGCGKTLLAQAVAGELELPMLKISAPELVSGVSGESEQKLRELFSQAVTSAPCILFIDEIDAITPKREVASKDMERRIVAQLLTCMDDMNSLALTAQVVVIGATNRPDSLDPALRRAGRFDREICLGIPDEAARLRILKTLCRNLKLPEDFDFLQLARLTPGYVGADLMALCREAAMVAVNRVLLKMQSQSRSPTVDISEGGPQEKAPLPQEPLREESCAVGSIDGHPSAMSESQDMRELSTLPQADPRQQNSEQGELWHVLWLLKNTESLSEEELAGLSIHMSDFQASLANVQPSAKREGFATVPDVTWDDVGALQDIREELTMAIMAPVHFPDQFKTLGLSAPSGVLLAGPPGCGKTLLAKAVANESGLNFISVKGPELLNMYVGESERAVRQVFQRARNSAPCVIFFDEIDALCPRRSGSESGASVRVVNQLLTEMDGLETRRQVFIMAATNRPDIIDPAILRPGRLDKTLYVGLPPAADRHAILLTITKGGTKPHLEPDVSLEGIAHDSRCDCFTGADLSALVREASVNALRAYLSQHSPSYSGHTFSSCPVTDIRVSRQNFEDAFKKVRPSVSKKDQMMYEKLKESLMT; this is translated from the exons cttATGGAGCGATCGCAAATGAGTCCGAGCTGAATGACCTGGAGAGCAAGCATCTGGCTAAGAGGAGCAAGCACAGCCACGATGACATGGG TGATGGCAGCAGTACCTCAGATGAATGCTCTGACAGTGATGAAGCCGTTGTGGAGAATCAG CCCACCAACCACATGAACAGCTCCTTGATGTCTCTGTACCGGCAGGGTAACCCTGATACTACCACCTCCTCACCCAGAAGGGTGCAGTCCGCCGCCAGTGcacccagccccagccccatcACCAGCACAGAGACAGTGGTGTCCACGGGGGGCTGGTTCATTGATAGAGGCAAAGGCCCCGAGCAGAGCAGCATCCTCATTGACCTCTGTGAGGACGAGGCAGCCAAACCAGCAACAAAT CAGACAGACACCTCACTGCTTGAGCCTGAGAAAAATCGGAAAAAGTCCAAGAGGCGGAAGGAGAGTAAGAGGAGCATCGAAGACACTGATTCGGGCACCCTGAACAAGAAAG CGAAAACAAAGTCACCTGAACTGCAGTATTCCACAGTGAAGTTTGAAGACTTTGGAGGCAATGAGGAGACTCTGACG GAGGTTTGTAAGCTGCTGATCCATATGCGCCACCCCGAGGTTTACCAGCAGCTTGGACTGGTTCCTCCCAGAGGCTTCCTCCTCCATGGACCACCTGGCTGTGGCAAGACCCTGCTGGCCCAGGCTGTGGCTGGA GAGCTGGAGCTGCCCATGTTGAAGATCTCTGCTCCGGAGCTGGTGTCTGGTGTCTCTGGGGAGTCTGAGCAGAAGCTCAGAGAGCTGTTCAGCCAGGCTGTG ACCAGTGCCCCATGCATCCTCTTTATAGATGAGATAGATGCCATCACCCCTAAGAGAGAGGTTGCCTCTAAAGACATGGAGCGGAGAATTGTTGCTCAGCTTCTCACCTGCATGGATG ACATGAACAGCCTGGCACTAACCGCCCAGGTTGTGGTCATTggtgccaccaacaggccagaTTCCCTGGACCCTGCGCTCCGCCGAGCTGGACGGTTTGACCGGGAGATCTGCCTCGGCATTCCTGATGAAGCAGCTCGTCTCAG aATCTTGAAGACCCTGTGTCGAAATCTGAAGCTGCCCGAGGACTTTGACTTCCTGCAGTTGGCCCGACTCACCCCAGGCTATGTGGGCGCAGACCTCATGGCGCTGTGCCGTGAAGCTGCCATGGTTGCTGTAAACCGGGTTCTCCTGAAAATGCAGAGTCAAAGCCGGAGCCCCACAGTGGACATTTCAGAAGGTGGGCCCCAGGAAAAAGCTCCTCTGCCACAGGAGCCACTCAGGGAAGAGAGCTGCGCTGTAGGATCCATCGATGGCCACCCCTCTGCCATGTCAGAAAGCCAAGATATGAGAGAGCTCAGCACGTTGCCTCAAGCAGATCCAAGGCAGCAGAACTCGGAG cagggggagctgtgGCACGTGTTGTGGCTGCTGAAGAACACAGAGTCTCtgtcagaggaggagctggccGGCCTGTCCATTCACATGTCTGACTTTCAGGCTTCCCTGGCCAACGTCCAGCCCTCAGCCAAGCGGGAGGGCTTTGCCACCGTGCCCGACGTCACCTGGGACGACGTAGGGGCCCTTCAGGACATCCGGGAGGAGCTGACCATGGCCATAATG GCCCCAGTGCATTTTCCAGACCAGTTCAAAACACTGGGGCTCAGTGCTCCATCAGGAGTGCTGCTGGCGGGACCTCCAGGCTGTGGAAAAACGCTGCTGGCTAAG GCAGTGGCCAATGAGTCAGGCCTCAACTTCATCTCTGTCAAGGGCCCTGAGCTGCTCAACATG TATGTGGGAGAGAGTGAGCGGGCCGTGAGGCAGGTCTTCCAGAGAGCACGAAACTCTGCTCCCTGTGTCATTTTCTTCGATGAGATTGACGCCCTGTGCCCACGCAGGTCAGGCAGTGAG TCAGGTGCCAGTGTGAGGGTGGTGAACCAGCTGCTGACAGAGATGGATGGCCTGGAGACTCGGCGCCAAGTCTTCATCATGGCGGCCACCAACAGACCAG ACATCATTGACCCTGCAATTCTGAGGCCTGGCCGTCTGGACAAAACTCTGTATGTGGGACTGCCGCCTGCGGCAGACCGCCATGCCATCTTGCTCACCATCACCAAG GGGGGAACCAAACCTCATCTGGAGCCGGACGTCAGCCTCGAAGGAATCGCCCACGACAGCCGCTGTGACTGCTTCAC TGGAGCTGACCTGTCTGCATTAGTGCGGGAAGCATCTGTCAACGCCCTGAGGGCCTACCTGTCACAACATTCCCCATCGTACTCTG GTCACACATTCTCCAGCTGTCCAGTCACTGACATCAGGGTGAGCCGGCAAAACTTTGAAGATGCCTTCAAGAAAGTACGGCCATCTGTGTCCAAAAAG GACCAGATGATGTACGAAAAGCTGAAAGAGTCTCTGATGACGTAA
- the nvl gene encoding nuclear valosin-containing protein-like isoform X2, with translation MRNRVDQRLRLRVEQYLKSSSSAYVDIAAMAGELQRVYRMEYGRRNKTAFRIQVEKAYGAIANESELNDLESKHLAKRSKHSHDDMGDGSSTSDECSDSDEAVVENQPTNHMNSSLMSLYRQGNPDTTTSSPRRVQSAASAPSPSPITSTETVVSTGGWFIDRGKGPEQSSILIDLCEDEAAKPATNTDTSLLEPEKNRKKSKRRKESKRSIEDTDSGTLNKKAKTKSPELQYSTVKFEDFGGNEETLTEVCKLLIHMRHPEVYQQLGLVPPRGFLLHGPPGCGKTLLAQAVAGELELPMLKISAPELVSGVSGESEQKLRELFSQAVTSAPCILFIDEIDAITPKREVASKDMERRIVAQLLTCMDDMNSLALTAQVVVIGATNRPDSLDPALRRAGRFDREICLGIPDEAARLRILKTLCRNLKLPEDFDFLQLARLTPGYVGADLMALCREAAMVAVNRVLLKMQSQSRSPTVDISEGGPQEKAPLPQEPLREESCAVGSIDGHPSAMSESQDMRELSTLPQADPRQQNSEQGELWHVLWLLKNTESLSEEELAGLSIHMSDFQASLANVQPSAKREGFATVPDVTWDDVGALQDIREELTMAIMAPVHFPDQFKTLGLSAPSGVLLAGPPGCGKTLLAKAVANESGLNFISVKGPELLNMYVGESERAVRQVFQRARNSAPCVIFFDEIDALCPRRSGSESGASVRVVNQLLTEMDGLETRRQVFIMAATNRPDIIDPAILRPGRLDKTLYVGLPPAADRHAILLTITKGGTKPHLEPDVSLEGIAHDSRCDCFTGADLSALVREASVNALRAYLSQHSPSYSGHTFSSCPVTDIRVSRQNFEDAFKKVRPSVSKKDQMMYEKLKESLMT, from the exons cttATGGAGCGATCGCAAATGAGTCCGAGCTGAATGACCTGGAGAGCAAGCATCTGGCTAAGAGGAGCAAGCACAGCCACGATGACATGGG TGATGGCAGCAGTACCTCAGATGAATGCTCTGACAGTGATGAAGCCGTTGTGGAGAATCAG CCCACCAACCACATGAACAGCTCCTTGATGTCTCTGTACCGGCAGGGTAACCCTGATACTACCACCTCCTCACCCAGAAGGGTGCAGTCCGCCGCCAGTGcacccagccccagccccatcACCAGCACAGAGACAGTGGTGTCCACGGGGGGCTGGTTCATTGATAGAGGCAAAGGCCCCGAGCAGAGCAGCATCCTCATTGACCTCTGTGAGGACGAGGCAGCCAAACCAGCAACAAAT ACAGACACCTCACTGCTTGAGCCTGAGAAAAATCGGAAAAAGTCCAAGAGGCGGAAGGAGAGTAAGAGGAGCATCGAAGACACTGATTCGGGCACCCTGAACAAGAAAG CGAAAACAAAGTCACCTGAACTGCAGTATTCCACAGTGAAGTTTGAAGACTTTGGAGGCAATGAGGAGACTCTGACG GAGGTTTGTAAGCTGCTGATCCATATGCGCCACCCCGAGGTTTACCAGCAGCTTGGACTGGTTCCTCCCAGAGGCTTCCTCCTCCATGGACCACCTGGCTGTGGCAAGACCCTGCTGGCCCAGGCTGTGGCTGGA GAGCTGGAGCTGCCCATGTTGAAGATCTCTGCTCCGGAGCTGGTGTCTGGTGTCTCTGGGGAGTCTGAGCAGAAGCTCAGAGAGCTGTTCAGCCAGGCTGTG ACCAGTGCCCCATGCATCCTCTTTATAGATGAGATAGATGCCATCACCCCTAAGAGAGAGGTTGCCTCTAAAGACATGGAGCGGAGAATTGTTGCTCAGCTTCTCACCTGCATGGATG ACATGAACAGCCTGGCACTAACCGCCCAGGTTGTGGTCATTggtgccaccaacaggccagaTTCCCTGGACCCTGCGCTCCGCCGAGCTGGACGGTTTGACCGGGAGATCTGCCTCGGCATTCCTGATGAAGCAGCTCGTCTCAG aATCTTGAAGACCCTGTGTCGAAATCTGAAGCTGCCCGAGGACTTTGACTTCCTGCAGTTGGCCCGACTCACCCCAGGCTATGTGGGCGCAGACCTCATGGCGCTGTGCCGTGAAGCTGCCATGGTTGCTGTAAACCGGGTTCTCCTGAAAATGCAGAGTCAAAGCCGGAGCCCCACAGTGGACATTTCAGAAGGTGGGCCCCAGGAAAAAGCTCCTCTGCCACAGGAGCCACTCAGGGAAGAGAGCTGCGCTGTAGGATCCATCGATGGCCACCCCTCTGCCATGTCAGAAAGCCAAGATATGAGAGAGCTCAGCACGTTGCCTCAAGCAGATCCAAGGCAGCAGAACTCGGAG cagggggagctgtgGCACGTGTTGTGGCTGCTGAAGAACACAGAGTCTCtgtcagaggaggagctggccGGCCTGTCCATTCACATGTCTGACTTTCAGGCTTCCCTGGCCAACGTCCAGCCCTCAGCCAAGCGGGAGGGCTTTGCCACCGTGCCCGACGTCACCTGGGACGACGTAGGGGCCCTTCAGGACATCCGGGAGGAGCTGACCATGGCCATAATG GCCCCAGTGCATTTTCCAGACCAGTTCAAAACACTGGGGCTCAGTGCTCCATCAGGAGTGCTGCTGGCGGGACCTCCAGGCTGTGGAAAAACGCTGCTGGCTAAG GCAGTGGCCAATGAGTCAGGCCTCAACTTCATCTCTGTCAAGGGCCCTGAGCTGCTCAACATG TATGTGGGAGAGAGTGAGCGGGCCGTGAGGCAGGTCTTCCAGAGAGCACGAAACTCTGCTCCCTGTGTCATTTTCTTCGATGAGATTGACGCCCTGTGCCCACGCAGGTCAGGCAGTGAG TCAGGTGCCAGTGTGAGGGTGGTGAACCAGCTGCTGACAGAGATGGATGGCCTGGAGACTCGGCGCCAAGTCTTCATCATGGCGGCCACCAACAGACCAG ACATCATTGACCCTGCAATTCTGAGGCCTGGCCGTCTGGACAAAACTCTGTATGTGGGACTGCCGCCTGCGGCAGACCGCCATGCCATCTTGCTCACCATCACCAAG GGGGGAACCAAACCTCATCTGGAGCCGGACGTCAGCCTCGAAGGAATCGCCCACGACAGCCGCTGTGACTGCTTCAC TGGAGCTGACCTGTCTGCATTAGTGCGGGAAGCATCTGTCAACGCCCTGAGGGCCTACCTGTCACAACATTCCCCATCGTACTCTG GTCACACATTCTCCAGCTGTCCAGTCACTGACATCAGGGTGAGCCGGCAAAACTTTGAAGATGCCTTCAAGAAAGTACGGCCATCTGTGTCCAAAAAG GACCAGATGATGTACGAAAAGCTGAAAGAGTCTCTGATGACGTAA